A DNA window from Bacteroidota bacterium contains the following coding sequences:
- a CDS encoding sulfatase-like hydrolase/transferase, translating to MKNTLQFYLRLLAFWLFFFICQQISFLLISFSSLHAPLAEILFSFKKGLILNLATCVYLVSLPVLLSIISWFTNWQPTLNKIVQYQTRLFIVICCFVGSTDAGIFKVWGTKTNAKALSYMAYPDEVLPALFAAENIGLFAIMAVQMILFWWLFNKMYKPLTQRKIDIKLKVITPIIVSFVLVIMARGGFQRVPINRNQIFFSAHSVLNYAALNSFWNFADLFLNPIPSQHNPYVFFDHEKANHLLHEMHQAKPDSVQKILNTNRPNIVVIMLESWSADVIECLGGERGITPKFCTLKNEGLFFDKCYATGDRTEQGMLAILSAYPAQPISSIIKEFGKFDKLPNLYKVMNENNYHTSYYNGGRLQFDNIEAYLRAAGVKTMVGEDDFKINKRTNWGAYDEETFTKHLLDLKQTPQPFFSVLSTMTTHEWFDAAIPQLFKGDRDKLNDGYRNTMHYADSCLYAYLQEAKKSDWYKNTVFVILADHACKFPRGRNIYEVERHHIPMLVCGGALNSEWVGKTNSHVISHTDIAATLLGQMDIANEHFKRSKNIFSQQTPHFAYYAFDNGFGLVTDTHQIIYDHNQQKVVYSNKNNDSLVNNHWLQYGKAYLQTNYQDNVDYATVKAKVF from the coding sequence TTGAAAAATACCTTACAATTTTATTTACGTTTATTGGCCTTTTGGTTGTTCTTTTTCATTTGCCAGCAAATTTCATTTTTACTCATTAGCTTTAGTAGCTTACATGCACCTTTAGCTGAAATTTTGTTTTCGTTTAAAAAGGGTTTGATTTTAAACTTAGCTACGTGCGTTTATTTAGTTAGCTTACCTGTTTTACTAAGTATTATAAGTTGGTTTACCAATTGGCAACCCACTTTAAATAAAATTGTCCAATACCAAACACGCCTATTTATTGTTATTTGTTGTTTTGTAGGTAGTACTGATGCCGGTATATTTAAAGTATGGGGTACTAAAACAAATGCCAAGGCTTTATCTTACATGGCCTATCCTGATGAAGTATTGCCTGCTTTATTTGCGGCAGAGAATATTGGTTTATTTGCTATTATGGCGGTTCAAATGATTTTGTTTTGGTGGTTGTTTAATAAAATGTATAAACCATTAACCCAACGTAAAATTGATATTAAACTAAAAGTAATAACTCCTATTATAGTATCATTTGTTTTGGTGATTATGGCTCGCGGAGGTTTTCAACGAGTACCTATCAATAGAAATCAAATATTTTTTTCAGCTCATTCCGTTTTAAATTATGCTGCCTTAAACAGTTTTTGGAATTTTGCCGATTTGTTTCTCAATCCTATTCCCTCTCAGCATAACCCTTATGTGTTTTTTGACCATGAAAAGGCTAACCATTTGTTGCATGAAATGCATCAGGCAAAGCCGGATAGCGTGCAAAAAATATTAAATACCAACCGACCTAATATAGTTGTTATTATGTTGGAAAGTTGGTCGGCTGATGTAATTGAATGTTTAGGAGGTGAGAGGGGTATTACACCTAAGTTCTGTACCTTAAAAAACGAAGGCCTGTTTTTTGATAAATGTTACGCCACAGGTGATAGGACAGAACAAGGTATGTTGGCTATATTAAGTGCTTATCCTGCGCAACCTATTAGTTCTATTATAAAGGAATTTGGCAAATTTGATAAACTACCAAATTTGTATAAGGTAATGAATGAAAACAATTACCATACATCTTATTACAACGGAGGTCGTTTGCAGTTTGATAATATTGAAGCTTATTTACGTGCCGCAGGTGTTAAAACAATGGTGGGTGAGGATGACTTTAAAATTAATAAGCGAACCAATTGGGGTGCTTATGATGAAGAGACTTTTACTAAACACTTATTAGATTTAAAACAAACCCCTCAACCGTTTTTCTCTGTGTTAAGTACTATGACTACACACGAATGGTTTGATGCGGCTATACCACAATTGTTTAAAGGTGACAGAGACAAATTAAATGATGGATACAGAAACACCATGCATTATGCTGACTCTTGTTTATATGCCTACTTACAAGAAGCAAAGAAATCTGACTGGTATAAAAATACGGTGTTTGTTATTTTAGCTGACCATGCGTGTAAATTTCCAAGGGGTAGAAATATATATGAAGTGGAACGACATCATATACCTATGTTGGTTTGCGGTGGAGCTTTGAATAGTGAATGGGTTGGTAAAACCAATAGCCATGTTATTTCACATACTGATATTGCTGCTACTTTATTAGGACAAATGGATATTGCTAATGAGCATTTTAAACGAAGTAAAAATATATTTTCTCAGCAAACACCTCATTTTGCCTATTATGCTTTTGATAATGGGTTTGGTTTGGTTACAGATACGCACCAAATTATTTATGACCATAACCAGCAAAAGGTGGTTTATTCAAATAAAAATAATGATTCATTGGTCAACAACCATTGGCTACAGTACGGAAAGGCATACTTACAAACCAATTACCAGGATAACGTAGATTATGCTACCGTAAAAGCGAAGGTGTTTTAG